One stretch of Oceanipulchritudo coccoides DNA includes these proteins:
- the fabA gene encoding bifunctional 3-hydroxydecanoyl-ACP dehydratase/trans-2-decenoyl-ACP isomerase, which yields MIERKSSYSYEELIQCGKGSLFEPGHAQLPLPNMLMIDRISSITEDGGDHGKGQIVAELDIKPDLWFFQCHFEGDPVMPGCLGLDALWQLVGFFITWRGHAGRGRALGVGDVKFTGQILPTDKKVTYRLSIKRLMTGKLKLAIADGEVSVDGKTIYVANGLRVGLFTNDAEF from the coding sequence GTGATCGAACGTAAATCCAGCTACAGCTACGAGGAATTGATCCAGTGCGGGAAGGGCTCCCTTTTCGAACCGGGCCACGCCCAATTGCCCCTTCCTAACATGCTGATGATCGACCGGATCAGTTCCATCACTGAAGACGGGGGCGATCATGGCAAAGGGCAGATTGTTGCTGAATTGGATATCAAGCCGGACCTTTGGTTTTTCCAGTGCCACTTCGAAGGGGATCCGGTCATGCCCGGATGCCTTGGGTTGGACGCACTTTGGCAGTTGGTCGGGTTTTTCATAACCTGGCGTGGTCACGCTGGTCGTGGTCGTGCCCTCGGAGTCGGGGATGTCAAATTCACGGGCCAGATCCTGCCCACTGACAAGAAAGTGACTTACCGGCTTTCCATCAAGCGCCTCATGACGGGCAAGCTGAAGCTGGCCATCGCGGATGGCGAAGTATCGGTCGACGGGAAAACCATCTATGTTGCCAATGGCCTGAGGGTGGGGCTCTTTACGAATGACGCTGAATTTTAA
- the fabB gene encoding beta-ketoacyl-ACP synthase I: protein MTNRRVVITGIGLISCLGHDVKSVTESLKKMKSGICANARYAELGMRSQISGSIQGVKELAAQVDRKLTRFMGDAALFAHLSMEQAIADSGLEGKDISNPRTGLIAGSGGGSPVNQVEGMNILEERGIRRVGAFRVPRIMSSTVSANLCTAFSILGLNYSITSACATSAHSIGAAAEQIAWGKQDVMFAGGGEEESAELSLFFDAMGALSSKYNDTPETASRPFDVTRDGFVAGGGGAMLVLEEYERAKARGAKIYAELIGYGATSDGADMVAPSGEGAVRCMQLALDGVDRKVDYINAHGTSTPAGDMTELKAIRSVFGDDLPAISSTKSLTGHSLGATGAQEAIYSLLMMQDGFISGTANITQLDPEAEGYPIVQETRDGKLDVVLSNSFGFGGTNASLVLAKV, encoded by the coding sequence ATGACAAATCGACGAGTAGTGATAACGGGCATAGGCCTTATATCTTGCCTTGGCCATGATGTTAAATCGGTCACCGAATCCCTGAAGAAAATGAAGTCCGGGATCTGTGCCAATGCACGCTATGCAGAGCTTGGTATGCGAAGCCAGATATCCGGCAGCATTCAGGGCGTGAAGGAATTGGCGGCACAAGTGGACCGGAAACTCACACGTTTCATGGGGGACGCAGCTCTTTTTGCCCACCTTTCCATGGAACAGGCGATCGCCGACAGCGGCCTTGAGGGCAAGGACATTTCCAATCCTCGCACTGGCCTCATTGCGGGCTCGGGAGGCGGGTCGCCGGTTAATCAGGTCGAGGGAATGAATATCCTCGAGGAGCGCGGGATCCGGCGTGTTGGCGCATTCCGTGTTCCACGGATCATGTCGAGCACTGTATCGGCCAACCTTTGCACGGCCTTTTCGATACTGGGCCTGAACTATTCCATCACCTCGGCTTGTGCAACAAGTGCACACAGCATTGGTGCCGCGGCGGAGCAGATCGCCTGGGGCAAGCAGGATGTCATGTTTGCTGGCGGGGGAGAGGAAGAAAGTGCTGAGCTTTCCCTGTTTTTCGATGCCATGGGCGCCCTGTCCAGCAAGTACAATGATACCCCGGAAACAGCGAGCCGCCCCTTTGATGTCACGCGCGACGGGTTTGTTGCCGGTGGTGGAGGAGCAATGCTCGTCCTTGAGGAATACGAACGGGCAAAGGCCCGCGGAGCGAAGATTTACGCGGAGTTGATTGGCTATGGTGCCACCAGTGACGGCGCGGACATGGTTGCCCCAAGTGGTGAAGGTGCGGTCCGTTGCATGCAGTTGGCCTTGGACGGTGTTGACCGGAAGGTCGACTACATCAATGCGCACGGTACAAGCACACCAGCTGGTGACATGACCGAGCTGAAGGCAATCCGCTCAGTATTTGGCGATGATCTTCCGGCAATCAGTTCAACAAAGAGCCTGACTGGGCATAGCCTCGGAGCGACCGGTGCACAGGAGGCAATCTACTCATTGCTCATGATGCAGGACGGTTTTATCTCGGGCACAGCCAATATAACGCAGCTCGATCCGGAAGCAGAGGGATACCCCATTGTTCAGGAGACCCGCGATGGGAAGCTTGATGTCGTGCTGAGTAACAGCTTCGGCTTCGGCGGGACCAATGCCTCTCTGGTTCTTGCCAAAGTGTAA
- a CDS encoding archaeosortase/exosortase family protein, whose product MESRFNTSFDKIIPFFIFMVTGLVFLPVINWLTEQTFAHEQLLHAFLVFVLTGALLVYERRIGIRPVFEFSDTAQNVLILSYALLVAAIFSRINLVLLAALSLSLLSLLLFIFGNDKRRLILSSIGAFTIFTAFAVMFPVMDWPLRSIAGKWAGYGLQLIGQNVQLGIFNGQNEPMLMLLNNGRPFHVAAECNGFGMITSCLLMAAILVLYRKLSFFDRLGWMGMALIIGLLFNSIRIIIIVILAPLLSDSSYMLMHEAVGLLTTYGGLGVLYFLLMPRERDTIKTL is encoded by the coding sequence ATGGAATCCAGATTCAACACAAGCTTCGACAAGATAATTCCCTTTTTCATCTTCATGGTCACAGGGTTGGTGTTCCTGCCCGTGATCAACTGGCTGACTGAACAAACATTCGCACATGAACAGCTTCTGCATGCCTTCCTTGTGTTTGTTCTGACTGGTGCGTTGCTGGTCTATGAGCGCCGTATTGGAATCAGGCCCGTCTTCGAATTTTCCGACACAGCGCAGAATGTCTTGATTTTATCCTACGCGCTCCTTGTTGCAGCCATCTTCTCCAGAATCAATCTGGTCCTGCTTGCCGCGCTCTCCCTGAGTCTTCTCTCACTCCTCCTGTTCATCTTCGGCAACGACAAGCGGCGTCTCATCCTTTCCAGCATCGGAGCCTTTACCATTTTCACAGCATTCGCTGTCATGTTTCCCGTAATGGACTGGCCACTACGTTCAATCGCCGGAAAGTGGGCCGGATATGGTCTCCAATTAATCGGACAGAATGTTCAACTCGGAATATTCAACGGCCAGAACGAGCCCATGCTGATGCTCCTCAACAATGGCCGGCCTTTTCATGTTGCGGCTGAATGCAATGGGTTTGGCATGATCACCTCCTGCCTGCTAATGGCTGCCATCCTTGTCCTTTATCGTAAATTAAGCTTTTTTGATCGCCTGGGGTGGATGGGAATGGCGCTCATCATTGGACTCCTTTTCAACAGTATCCGGATAATTATTATCGTTATCCTCGCGCCATTGTTAAGCGATTCATCCTACATGCTAATGCATGAGGCAGTGGGTTTGCTCACAACCTATGGTGGACTTGGGGTCCTTTACTTCCTGCTCATGCCAAGGGAGCGGGATACTATTAAAACCCTGTAA
- the dnaE gene encoding DNA polymerase III subunit alpha → MPSDAEKPFVHLHCHTDYSLLDGCARIDRYMQRCQELNMPALAMTDHGNLFGAINFYRACQSAGIKPLVGCEIYLVHDHPQSERPKRDRARSDDIDDVPEDELGPENYPKYQIHHKTLIAKNFTGYQNLVKLISDAHVNGMYYRPRTDMEKLAEHAEGILALSGCINGVAAQHLIYNDEKGAREATGQFIDIFGKENYFIELQNHGMPVQKRILPKLIKLAREFDLPIVCANDVHYVYKDDWKPHDSLLCIQTGKHLADENRMRYPNQEFYLKSRSEMEAFFGELPEAMDNTLKVAEMVDLDIKFNVDHYPVYEKPAELVIPEDPDRFNAILDIYVTEKNKVLDRDGKPPISLTEEEREEFRRNGLYLLDLCKAGLKDRYGIDYESVRSEFQEFLHPEPDEQGLFDPDSESFARELCDKLDYELAIITGTGFVDYFLITWDFIHWARNKGIPVGPGRGSGAGSLISYILRITDIEPLRFGLLFERMLSLERVSPPDFDVDFCMRRRDEVVNYVREKYGADRVANIITYGKFGAKMVVRDLARVMDIEYTEANKIAKMVPDDLNIKLEDAIEKSFELQNAIQKDPRVAEVVRQGKVIEGMVRNTGKHACGIIVGDQPLTNLVPVTLQEGDLTTQYAKGPVEELGMLKCDFLGLKTLTVIADAQDHIRRLPGMADFDVEKLPLDDPKTYELLNSGRTIGVFQLESSGMQSLCRQIGLSKFEEIIALIALYRPGPMQFIPQFVEAKKDPSKVVVPHPLLKELVEETYGVLVYQEQVMEAARIISGYTLGDADLLRRAMGKKIPAIMAKQKKTFVERAMEANSIGPKEAGEIFAILEKFAEYGFNKSHSAAYAMLSYRTAYLKANYPVEFMAALLGCELGKADKVSHFIEEAVAMNIPVQGPDVNVSLESFSPARDKDRPCIRFGLGAIKGVGGGPSSGILEAREKDGPFKDFRDFARRVDAKVANRRAIESLVKAGAFDSLGEDRGTIMESLDSTLNEVHALRKDEEKGQAQLFDIFGMEDDTPAKEDSPNPAKGPVMPLKEKLQYEKELLGFYVSGHPMNPYKEFARAIDTFRGEEYLKMENREPYRICGVITGVVRKIARKDNRPWAVITLATTRDSYTINVFANCYADHMAAIEEGSLVLVEGQIIRRQDDEIQLASNAVRSLDSAVNDLIQDVTFIISGNGNSSGFVQLLREELDKSMGDTPVRLGIDLENGQVAVADLASSLEWQLDKDQFQVLYRHPAVRDVRFTVPSPVAPEPKWGRRNKS, encoded by the coding sequence ATGCCGTCCGACGCTGAGAAACCATTTGTTCACCTCCACTGCCACACGGACTATTCCCTGCTCGATGGCTGTGCCCGGATTGACCGATATATGCAGCGCTGCCAGGAGCTGAACATGCCCGCCTTGGCAATGACCGACCATGGCAACCTCTTTGGCGCCATCAATTTCTACAGGGCCTGTCAGAGTGCGGGCATAAAGCCTCTTGTTGGCTGTGAAATCTATCTTGTCCACGACCACCCCCAATCGGAACGCCCAAAGCGTGACCGTGCCCGCTCGGATGATATTGACGATGTCCCTGAGGATGAGCTTGGACCCGAGAACTACCCCAAATACCAGATTCACCATAAGACCCTCATTGCCAAAAACTTCACCGGCTACCAGAACCTCGTGAAGTTGATTTCCGACGCACATGTCAACGGAATGTATTACCGTCCCCGGACGGACATGGAGAAGCTGGCCGAACATGCGGAGGGGATTCTCGCCCTGAGCGGCTGTATCAACGGTGTTGCCGCCCAACACTTGATTTATAACGATGAAAAGGGCGCCCGGGAAGCAACTGGCCAGTTCATCGATATTTTTGGCAAGGAAAACTACTTTATCGAACTCCAGAATCACGGCATGCCCGTGCAAAAGCGGATTCTTCCGAAGTTGATCAAGCTGGCCCGGGAATTCGACCTGCCGATAGTCTGTGCCAACGACGTCCACTATGTATATAAGGACGACTGGAAACCACACGATTCACTCCTTTGTATCCAGACCGGAAAACATCTCGCGGATGAAAATCGCATGCGCTATCCGAACCAGGAGTTCTACCTGAAGAGCCGGTCCGAGATGGAGGCCTTCTTCGGTGAGCTGCCAGAGGCCATGGACAACACGCTCAAGGTCGCGGAAATGGTCGATCTTGATATCAAGTTCAATGTCGATCACTATCCCGTCTACGAAAAGCCGGCTGAACTGGTCATCCCCGAGGATCCGGACCGCTTCAACGCCATTCTCGATATTTATGTCACTGAAAAGAACAAGGTGCTCGACCGGGACGGGAAGCCACCGATCAGCCTGACTGAAGAAGAGCGAGAGGAATTCCGACGGAACGGTCTCTACCTCCTCGATCTCTGCAAGGCGGGCCTCAAGGACCGCTATGGAATTGATTATGAATCTGTCCGCTCGGAGTTTCAGGAATTCCTTCATCCGGAACCGGATGAACAAGGCCTTTTTGATCCGGATAGTGAGAGCTTCGCTCGAGAGTTGTGCGACAAGTTGGATTACGAATTGGCCATCATCACGGGCACTGGCTTTGTCGACTATTTTCTCATTACATGGGACTTCATTCACTGGGCCAGAAACAAAGGCATCCCCGTCGGACCCGGCCGGGGTTCAGGGGCGGGCAGCCTGATTTCATACATTCTGAGGATTACCGATATCGAGCCGCTCCGCTTCGGTCTTCTATTTGAGCGAATGCTATCCCTTGAACGCGTTTCCCCGCCCGATTTTGATGTCGATTTTTGCATGCGTCGGCGCGATGAAGTGGTCAACTATGTGCGGGAAAAATACGGGGCCGACCGGGTTGCCAACATCATCACATATGGCAAATTCGGGGCCAAGATGGTCGTGCGTGACCTCGCCCGTGTAATGGATATTGAATACACTGAGGCCAACAAGATCGCCAAGATGGTCCCCGATGATCTCAATATCAAACTTGAAGACGCAATTGAGAAATCCTTCGAGCTGCAGAATGCCATTCAGAAGGACCCGCGAGTGGCCGAGGTTGTTCGCCAGGGAAAAGTGATTGAGGGCATGGTCCGCAACACGGGCAAGCACGCTTGTGGAATCATTGTCGGGGATCAGCCACTCACCAATCTTGTCCCGGTCACCTTGCAGGAGGGCGACTTGACCACGCAGTATGCGAAGGGCCCCGTTGAGGAACTGGGCATGCTCAAGTGCGACTTTCTCGGACTGAAAACACTGACCGTGATCGCTGATGCCCAGGATCATATACGGCGTCTGCCAGGAATGGCTGACTTTGATGTGGAGAAGCTTCCCTTGGATGACCCAAAAACCTATGAGCTGCTCAACTCGGGGCGCACGATCGGGGTTTTCCAGTTGGAATCCTCGGGAATGCAATCCTTGTGCAGGCAGATCGGGCTTTCGAAATTCGAGGAGATCATCGCCCTGATCGCCCTCTACCGGCCGGGCCCGATGCAGTTTATCCCACAGTTTGTCGAGGCCAAGAAAGACCCCTCGAAGGTGGTTGTTCCCCACCCTCTCCTGAAGGAACTTGTCGAGGAAACCTACGGCGTGCTGGTCTATCAGGAGCAGGTGATGGAAGCTGCGCGCATCATTTCGGGTTACACTCTTGGGGATGCGGACCTTCTCCGCCGGGCCATGGGGAAGAAAATCCCCGCGATCATGGCCAAGCAGAAGAAGACTTTTGTCGAAAGGGCTATGGAAGCAAACAGCATCGGCCCGAAGGAGGCTGGGGAAATTTTTGCCATCCTGGAAAAGTTTGCCGAGTACGGGTTCAACAAATCCCACTCAGCTGCCTATGCCATGCTATCCTACCGAACTGCGTATCTGAAAGCCAATTACCCGGTCGAGTTTATGGCAGCCCTTCTTGGCTGTGAGCTCGGGAAAGCGGACAAGGTATCCCATTTTATAGAGGAAGCAGTTGCTATGAACATACCTGTTCAGGGACCGGATGTGAATGTTTCACTGGAGTCCTTCTCTCCAGCCCGGGACAAGGACCGCCCTTGCATCCGCTTCGGGCTTGGGGCCATCAAGGGTGTTGGCGGGGGACCTTCCAGCGGCATTCTGGAGGCCCGGGAAAAAGACGGGCCTTTCAAGGACTTCCGGGACTTTGCCCGCCGGGTTGATGCAAAAGTCGCCAACCGGCGCGCCATTGAAAGTCTGGTCAAGGCTGGTGCCTTCGATTCACTCGGGGAGGATCGTGGCACAATCATGGAGTCCCTGGATTCGACATTGAACGAAGTCCATGCGCTGAGAAAGGATGAGGAAAAGGGTCAGGCTCAATTGTTTGATATTTTTGGCATGGAGGATGATACCCCGGCAAAGGAAGACAGTCCAAATCCGGCAAAAGGGCCGGTCATGCCCCTCAAGGAGAAACTGCAATACGAAAAAGAACTGCTTGGTTTCTACGTTAGTGGGCATCCCATGAATCCCTACAAAGAGTTTGCCCGTGCAATCGATACTTTCCGCGGTGAGGAATACCTGAAAATGGAAAACCGGGAACCTTACCGTATCTGTGGAGTCATTACGGGAGTTGTCCGTAAGATTGCGAGGAAGGACAACCGGCCATGGGCAGTCATTACCCTCGCGACAACCCGTGATTCCTACACGATCAATGTTTTCGCTAATTGTTATGCCGATCATATGGCGGCGATCGAGGAGGGAAGCTTGGTTCTTGTGGAAGGACAAATTATCCGGCGTCAGGATGACGAAATCCAATTGGCTTCCAATGCCGTCCGTTCCCTGGATTCAGCTGTTAATGATCTGATCCAGGATGTCACCTTTATCATCAGTGGGAACGGAAATTCGAGCGGTTTTGTACAACTCTTGCGGGAGGAATTGGACAAGAGCATGGGCGATACCCCGGTCCGGCTCGGTATTGATCTGGAAAACGGGCAAGTCGCGGTTGCTGACTTGGCCTCTTCCCTTGAATGGCAACTTGATAAGGACCAGTTCCAGGTTCTCTACAGGCATCCCGCTGTCCGCGATGTGCGCTTCACTGTTCCCAGCCCTGTGGCCCCCGAACCCAAGTGGGGCCGCCGAAACAAATCGTGA